DNA from Fibrobacter sp.:
CCGGTCAGATCAAGTTCGAACAGGGCCTCTATCAGGAATCTGTAGACCTGCTCGCCGCCATTCTCCCCGGTAACGCAAACTACTTCTATGCCCGTTACACCATGGGTATCGCCTACAGCCGCATGGGCAAGTGGGAAGAAGCCGAAAACTGCTTCCGCGACATTACGGAACAGCCGGTTTCCAACCAGTCTGAACGCGACCTGCAGGATGCCGCCAAGGTGAAGCTCGGCCATATCTACTTCTCTGGCGAAAAGCCCGACGTGGCTGCTGCCGCCCAGATGTACGGCCAGGTGGAACCGGGTTCCCCTGTGTATGACGAAGCAATGCTCGGTATCGCATGGTCCTTCCTCAAGGTGAACAAGCCCGACGAGGCATTGAAGCCTGCCAACTGGATTATCAGCAACCTTCCGGAATCCTTCCTGGTTTCCGAAGCCTACCTGGTTCAGGGTTACTGCTACTTCATCAAGAAGGACTACGACAAGGCCGTGAAGTCTCTGGAACAGGCCGAAAAGCGTACGGAACAGCCGGTTGTGTCTGTAGCCGCACGTGACAGCGCCCGTCAGGCTTACGAAGCCATGCAGAACGATTTCGATTCTGTTCAGGTCAAGGCTCTTGACCTTGCCCGTCAGTTGCCCACGCCTCGTGTGGAAAGCAAGCGTGAAGCTTTGAAGCCTGATTTCGATAAGGCCAACAAGGCTATCGAAGATTATGCTGAGTTTACTCAGAGGTCTATCCAGAGCGACCGCTTTGAATCTAACCGTAAGCGCATTTTGGACGACGCTGGCTTTACTCTGGCTACCGTCAAGACCAAGATGGCTGGTGGTGCCGGTGGTTCTGGCGCTGCTCAGGAACTGGAGGAATTGGATGACCTGGAGTAATCCGGGTTCGTCCCTTTTATAGAAATTATAGGTGGATAGAGAATAATGAAACGTATCTTACTCTTAACGGCAATGGTCCTTTCCTTGGTGGGAACCTCCTTTGCCGCTTCCGATCCCTGTAAGGATAAAACCGAAGAAGCCAAGAAACTCTACGCAAAGTGCAAGTCCATGGAAAAGGGCTCTGCAAAGTACAAGGAATGCGCCAACTCTTACAAGCTCCTTAAGAACCAGGCTGCTCAGGCTTGCCGTTCTGGTGGTCTTGACGAAGAAGGCATGCGCTCTGCTATCAAGCAGTGGGAAAAGCAGGTGAACAACTGTAAGGGTAAGCAGAACGCCCGCTGCGCTTCTGCCTTGCAACAGTTGGGCCACTACCAGTTCCAGTTAGAAGAAAAGCTCTTCCTGGATAAGCAAGCCCAGTACGAAGAAGACGTGGCATGGTGTGCCGACCGCGACAACAAGCCCGCCAAGTGCGCAAACATCGACCAGTTCCCCAAGGCAGACCACCAGAAGTCTCTGGGATATTTCCTGGAATACATCGACAAGTATCCCAAGGAAAGCAAGACTCCCATGGTGCTGTATCAGGCTGCTGCCGTGCAAGAAGCCAGTGGCGAAGACGAGAAGGCCTTCCGCCTCCGTGAACGCTTGGTCCGTAACTTCCCGGATAACGGCCTTGTTCCCAAGGCATGGCTCCGTATGGCAGAATACCACTTCATGAACCGCAAGTTCCGCGATGCCGTGGAAGCCTACAAGAAGGTGACTGGTTTCGAAAACCTGACGGGTAAGGAAGCTGCTCTTGCCATGTATCACTTGGCCGAATCTTACTACAACATTGCAGAATACGAAACTGCAGCCGTCAAGTACTACGACTACATCATCGGTGCCGACAAGGGTAAGTATCCCAACGACCTCCGTGCCGAAGCTATGGACTTCATGGCGGCCTCCTTCTCTGACTTGGAAGGTGGTGGTGTCGCCGAAGCCGAAGCCTTCTTGAAAGACAAGAAGGTGCCCTTCAAGGATTCTGTGTACTACCGTATCGGTATGAAGAACAAGGACCATGACCGTAACGAAGAAGCGGTGCAATCCTTCAAGCGTTTGATGACCATTAACCCGGACTACATTGATGCTCCTTTGGCCGATATTGCGATGATTGAAATCCTTATCATCCAGCAGAAGTTCGAAGATGCGCAGAAACACCGCTACACCGTGGTGAAGCGTTATGACCGCAACTCTTCTTGGTACAAGAAAAACCAGAAGTATCCCGAATCGGTAAAGAACGCTGAAACGGCTATCCGTGGCGCTATGCTGGATATTCCGCAGTATCACCACGCTCGTGCTGCCAAGCTCACCAAGGAAGGTGACCTGGAAGCCGGTAAGAAGCAGTATGCCGAAGCCATCAAGGCTTACGAAGCATTCTTGAAGCGTTATGCCAAGGAACCGTCTTGGGATGAATACAGGGTTCACATCAATTTGGCCCTGGTTTACCAAGAAATGCAGCAGTTTGCAAACGCTGCCAAGATGTTCAACTGGATCGTGGATTCCGACACCACCCGCTATGGACGCCGTCCCATGGGTGACAAGGAACTCCTGAAGAAAGAAGAAGCTGCCTATAACGCTGTGCTCATGATGGACCAGGCTCGTGAAGCTGCTAAGACCAAGAAGTACGGTGGTGATGCTACCAAGGCCTATAAGGGTGAAGAAACCAAGGCCTACTTTGCCCAGGTTGACAAGTACATGGCCAAGTTCGGTCAGAACAAGGAAGCTGCTGAACTTGCCTATAACGCTGCCATTGTCCATTACGAAGCTAAGCAGTATAAGACTGCCGTGACAGTGTTGCGCGATCTAGTGCAGCGTTATCCGGATCACCAGTACATTTTGCTGATTCGTCGTATGCTCGCCCAGTCCTTGCTGGAATCTGATCAGCTGGATGAAGCCTTGGTGGAATTTGAATGGCTGTACAAGCAATACCATGATGTTAAGGCCACCAAGAACGACTCTATGGCGAAAGAAATTGAAAAGGCTATCGCAGCAGTGCTCTTCCAGAAGGCAGAAAAGGCTGTCAAGGCTCAGCGCTACGAAGAAGGTGCTGTTGCATACTTGGCTCTCGTGAAGCGTTATCCGTTGGTTTCCTTCGCCGATAAGGCCGTGTTCGAAGCTGGTGTTGCTTACGAAAAGGCCAACAAGCACGAACAGGCTGCCGAAACCTTTATGATGCTCCCCAAGAGCTACGCATCGTCCTCCTTGACTATCAAGGGTATCTTGCGTGCGGCAAGTAACTACAAGAAAGCCGGTAACCCCCGTCAGGCTGCTCAGACCTTCTTGTTCATCACCAATAACTTCCCGCAAGACTCTATGGCCTTCCAGGCAATTGGCTTTGCAGCCCAGACCTTCGATTCCATTCCGGATAAGAAGCAGGCTGCTGTGACTTACGAACTGGCTTACAAGCGTTACCCCAAGGATGAACGTACTCCGAGCTTCCTTTATAGCGCCTGCTTGAGCTATGACGAAGCCCAGATGACTGACGAAGCCATCCGCTGCTCTAAGGACCTTGTCCACGACTATCCCAAGAGCACCTACGCCCTCGATGCAGCCTTCAGCATTCCTGTGGCTTACGGTAACGCCAAGAAGTGGGAAGAGGCCGCCAAGGAATACCATTTCTTCATCAAGAACTACACCGAAGACAAGGAAAAGCTGATTGCTGCCTACATCGGTGCTGCTCGTGCTTACATGGAACTTAAGGAAGAAGAAAAGGCCGTTGCTGATTACGACCAGACCCTTAAGAACTACGACAAATACGGTCTGCAAATCAAGAATGCCGATCCGGGCGTTCCTGCTGAAGCTGCCTTCTACTTGGGTGAACACGAATACAACAAGATGGAACCCTATGTGTTGAAGGGCAAGGAAAAGGAAAAGGCCGCGACCATCAAGAAGTTGGTGGAAATCCTGCAGGCCGCCATGGGTCACTACTCCAAGTCTGCGTCTTATGCTTCTGAAAAGTGGACCTTCCGTGCTACTAACAAGATGGGTATGCTCTTTGTGGTCATGGCCACCAAGGTTCGTGAACAGGAAAAGAGCGCCAAGGGCGAAGAAGAAATGTTTGCTGAACGTATCACTATCGTGCAGCAGCTGCCGCCTTACTACGACCAGGCTCGTCCTATCTTCCAGAAGAACATCGACCTTGCCCGTGACCAGGGTTTCTACAACCAGGATGTGGTCCAGGCCGAAGAGGGCTATATCGAAATGTACTACCAGCAGTGCGCCGTGTTTGCCGAAGTGGCTGACGCCTTCGCCAACGCTCCGCTGCCGGACTCCGCTGCCATCGTAAGGGAATATGTGGAATACGAAGGTGCTGTGAAGGAAGACGCTATCGAAATGGCTCACGAAGACTTGGAAGCCTATCGTGAAGAACTGAACAACAAGTCCGACGCCGCAAAGCAGGCTGCAGTGCCCGTGTGCGCCACCGGTATTAAGGCTTCTGCCCACTACGGTATCGACAACCAGTGGACTGCCAAGCTCTTTGAACTCTTGAAGCAGATGGATGAAACAAACGAAACCTTGAACACCAAGATTGAAAAGTTCGACCCGTCCACCTTGTTTGCTGACCCGGCATACTTCAAGACCAAGGCTCGTATCGAGCAGATTTCCAAGTCCGAAGTC
Protein-coding regions in this window:
- a CDS encoding tetratricopeptide repeat protein is translated as MKRILLLTAMVLSLVGTSFAASDPCKDKTEEAKKLYAKCKSMEKGSAKYKECANSYKLLKNQAAQACRSGGLDEEGMRSAIKQWEKQVNNCKGKQNARCASALQQLGHYQFQLEEKLFLDKQAQYEEDVAWCADRDNKPAKCANIDQFPKADHQKSLGYFLEYIDKYPKESKTPMVLYQAAAVQEASGEDEKAFRLRERLVRNFPDNGLVPKAWLRMAEYHFMNRKFRDAVEAYKKVTGFENLTGKEAALAMYHLAESYYNIAEYETAAVKYYDYIIGADKGKYPNDLRAEAMDFMAASFSDLEGGGVAEAEAFLKDKKVPFKDSVYYRIGMKNKDHDRNEEAVQSFKRLMTINPDYIDAPLADIAMIEILIIQQKFEDAQKHRYTVVKRYDRNSSWYKKNQKYPESVKNAETAIRGAMLDIPQYHHARAAKLTKEGDLEAGKKQYAEAIKAYEAFLKRYAKEPSWDEYRVHINLALVYQEMQQFANAAKMFNWIVDSDTTRYGRRPMGDKELLKKEEAAYNAVLMMDQAREAAKTKKYGGDATKAYKGEETKAYFAQVDKYMAKFGQNKEAAELAYNAAIVHYEAKQYKTAVTVLRDLVQRYPDHQYILLIRRMLAQSLLESDQLDEALVEFEWLYKQYHDVKATKNDSMAKEIEKAIAAVLFQKAEKAVKAQRYEEGAVAYLALVKRYPLVSFADKAVFEAGVAYEKANKHEQAAETFMMLPKSYASSSLTIKGILRAASNYKKAGNPRQAAQTFLFITNNFPQDSMAFQAIGFAAQTFDSIPDKKQAAVTYELAYKRYPKDERTPSFLYSACLSYDEAQMTDEAIRCSKDLVHDYPKSTYALDAAFSIPVAYGNAKKWEEAAKEYHFFIKNYTEDKEKLIAAYIGAARAYMELKEEEKAVADYDQTLKNYDKYGLQIKNADPGVPAEAAFYLGEHEYNKMEPYVLKGKEKEKAATIKKLVEILQAAMGHYSKSASYASEKWTFRATNKMGMLFVVMATKVREQEKSAKGEEEMFAERITIVQQLPPYYDQARPIFQKNIDLARDQGFYNQDVVQAEEGYIEMYYQQCAVFAEVADAFANAPLPDSAAIVREYVEYEGAVKEDAIEMAHEDLEAYREELNNKSDAAKQAAVPVCATGIKASAHYGIDNQWTAKLFELLKQMDETNETLNTKIEKFDPSTLFADPAYFKTKARIEQISKSEVMTPEEKLATYRDIIKEAKAENEKLKKELAELKAQMAPAPSAAGAAGAEVGASESGAEPEAAPAAAPAPKKKGKKKK